A window of Ipomoea triloba cultivar NCNSP0323 chromosome 2, ASM357664v1 contains these coding sequences:
- the LOC116011419 gene encoding uncharacterized protein LOC116011419, producing the protein MMMMRASGGVDSALSNGVVCPKPRRVGGFFNSPSAFDPLESIRPSCYLQFSQQMEACDSDAGTELLDIILTKGDYGEGRSNYQMDSSPPFFCGSPPSRASNPLIQDAHFGQEFFDPFSPTLEAVVALPPPLSPPPPPSPLSSSARKNGGGGCGMKFGHKPAPVRIEGFSCGRNCSISAVA; encoded by the exons atgatgatgatgagggcTTCTGGTGGAGTAGACTCTGCTCTTTCAAACGGCGTCGTTTGTCCCAAGCCCCGTAGAGTCGGTGGGTTCTTCAATTCGCCCTCCGCTTTTGACCCTCTCGAATCCATTAGACCTTCCTGTTATCTTCAGTTCAG TCAACAAATGGAGGCTTGTGATTCGGATGCTGGAACTGAACTTCTGGATATCATCCTTACCAAG GGGGATTATGGAGAGGGCAGATCCAATTACCAGATGGATTCATCACCTCCATTTTTCTGTGGGTCACCACCAAGCAGGGCTTCAAATCCCCTAATTCAAGATGCCCATTTTGGCCAAGAATTTTTCGATCCATTCTCGCCAACACTAGAAGCGGTGGTAGCGCTTCCACCCCCGCTATCTCCACCGCCACCCCCATCGCCCCTCTCCTCCTCGGCCCGCAAGAACGGGGGAGGAGGATGCGGGATGAAGTTCGGGCACAAGCCAGCCCCGGTGAGGATCGAAGGCTTCAGCTGTGGTAGGAACTGCAGCATCTCTGCTGTAGCTTAG